A part of Paenibacillus donghaensis genomic DNA contains:
- the mglC gene encoding galactose/methyl galactoside ABC transporter permease MglC, producing the protein MDIKKTQSFITQNAIYIVLVLLIMGIALYEPAFISVNTFRDIMIQSSTRIIIALGVAFILITAGTDLSAGRVVGFTAVISASMLQIPDYSRRFFPDLPQVWVIVPILIAIIAGLLCGLLNGLIVSKLNVPPFIATLGTMVIVYGVNSLYFDMDPNQSQPIGGLRKDFTDIGSGFIGKGQYSIPYIVLIALAVAAIVWVLFNKTKLGKNMYAIGGNIQAAKVSGIDVSKNLIYIYAIAGALYGLAGVLEAARTGGATNNYGNMYELDAIAACVVGGVSTTGGIGTVPGVLVGVIIFTLINYGLTFIGISPYYQLIIKGLIIIAAVAFDMRKYSAKK; encoded by the coding sequence ATGGATATTAAAAAAACACAATCCTTCATTACCCAAAATGCGATTTATATCGTACTGGTGCTTTTGATCATGGGGATTGCTTTATATGAGCCTGCGTTTATTTCCGTCAATACGTTCCGGGATATTATGATTCAATCCTCCACGCGGATTATTATCGCCCTTGGAGTTGCCTTTATCCTGATTACAGCAGGCACGGACCTGTCCGCAGGGCGTGTGGTCGGTTTCACAGCCGTGATCTCGGCGTCGATGTTGCAGATTCCCGATTATTCACGCCGCTTCTTCCCTGATCTACCCCAAGTATGGGTTATCGTGCCAATATTGATTGCGATTATAGCCGGTCTGCTCTGCGGGCTGCTGAACGGGTTAATCGTATCCAAGCTTAATGTACCGCCCTTTATTGCAACGCTGGGTACAATGGTTATCGTCTATGGCGTGAATTCCTTGTATTTCGATATGGACCCGAACCAATCCCAACCGATCGGAGGGCTGCGCAAGGACTTCACGGACATTGGATCCGGATTTATCGGCAAGGGGCAATATTCGATTCCCTATATCGTGCTGATTGCCTTGGCGGTCGCAGCCATTGTCTGGGTGCTCTTTAACAAAACCAAGCTGGGCAAAAACATGTATGCCATCGGCGGCAACATCCAGGCAGCCAAGGTATCGGGAATCGATGTTTCCAAGAACCTGATCTACATCTATGCTATCGCCGGTGCGCTTTACGGGCTGGCAGGTGTGCTGGAGGCAGCCAGAACCGGCGGCGCTACCAATAACTACGGCAATATGTACGAGCTGGATGCGATTGCGGCCTGTGTGGTCGGCGGCGTGTCTACGACCGGTGGAATCGGGACGGTACCCGGCGTACTGGTCGGCGTCATTATTTTCACCCTGATCAATTATGGACTGACCTTTATCGGTATTAGCCCTTATTATCAGCTGATCATTAAAGGTCTGATTATTATCGCCGCTGTAGCGTTTGATATGCGCAAATATTCCGCTAAGAAGTAA
- a CDS encoding sugar ABC transporter ATP-binding protein, with amino-acid sequence MSKAEFLLEMKNITKEFPGVKALDGVSLQVKPGSVHALMGENGAGKSTLMKCLFGIYSPDAGEIYLDGVKASIGSSNDALKSGISMIHQELHPVPFRSVMENIWLGRFPTRGVGPIQFIDHKKMYADTENLFKDLDIELSPETLVGKLSVSKIQSIEIAKAVSFHSRIIVMDEPTSSLTSVEVEHLFRIIRDLQTRGVAIIYISHKMEEILEISDEVTIMRDGKKIGTWPAAELTTDLIISKMVGRDLTSRFPERHNVPGEVYMKVEGLTSPELRSFKDISFDLHRGEILGIGGLVGAQRTEVIEALFGLRAVASGTVSIKGTPVKIHSPKDAMKHGMALLTEERRVTGIFPVLSVHENGAVANLGRYQKPYLLLDNRRKKQEVDQMIEKLRTKTPTTRTLIMNLSGGNQQKVLLARWLLTEPDILLLDEPTRGIDVGAKFEIYSIIADLAKQGKSIIMISSEMPELLGMSDRVMVMSEGRLTGILEGALATETEVMRLAAQH; translated from the coding sequence ATGTCGAAAGCTGAGTTTTTGCTGGAAATGAAGAACATCACCAAGGAGTTCCCCGGTGTCAAAGCGCTGGATGGTGTCAGTCTGCAGGTGAAGCCGGGATCGGTGCATGCCCTGATGGGTGAGAATGGCGCCGGCAAATCTACATTGATGAAATGTTTGTTTGGAATCTATTCGCCGGATGCCGGTGAGATCTATCTGGATGGCGTGAAGGCTTCCATAGGCAGTTCGAACGACGCGCTGAAGAGCGGAATCTCAATGATCCATCAGGAGCTGCATCCGGTGCCGTTCCGCAGTGTGATGGAGAATATCTGGCTTGGACGTTTCCCGACCAGGGGAGTGGGGCCAATCCAGTTTATTGACCACAAGAAGATGTACGCAGACACGGAGAACCTGTTCAAGGACCTCGATATTGAGCTTAGCCCTGAGACACTGGTAGGCAAGCTCTCTGTATCCAAAATTCAGTCGATAGAAATCGCGAAGGCCGTCTCTTTTCATTCCCGGATCATTGTGATGGATGAACCTACCTCCTCGCTTACCAGCGTCGAAGTAGAGCATTTATTCCGGATTATCCGCGATCTGCAGACCAGAGGCGTAGCCATCATTTATATATCACACAAAATGGAGGAAATTCTGGAGATTTCAGACGAAGTGACGATCATGCGCGACGGCAAAAAAATCGGCACCTGGCCGGCGGCGGAGCTGACTACAGACCTTATCATCTCCAAGATGGTGGGGCGCGATCTGACGAGCCGCTTCCCTGAACGGCATAATGTGCCCGGTGAAGTCTACATGAAGGTGGAAGGCTTAACTTCGCCTGAGCTGCGCTCTTTTAAGGATATCAGCTTCGATCTGCACCGGGGTGAGATCCTGGGGATCGGCGGTCTGGTGGGTGCGCAGCGCACGGAGGTCATTGAAGCGTTGTTTGGCCTGCGGGCGGTAGCATCGGGAACGGTATCGATTAAGGGCACACCCGTGAAGATTCATTCCCCGAAGGATGCGATGAAGCATGGAATGGCGCTGCTGACCGAGGAACGGCGTGTTACAGGGATATTCCCTGTGCTGTCGGTGCATGAGAACGGGGCGGTTGCGAATCTGGGACGTTATCAGAAGCCGTATTTGCTGCTGGACAACCGCCGGAAGAAGCAGGAGGTGGATCAGATGATCGAGAAGCTGCGCACCAAGACGCCCACCACCCGCACCTTGATCATGAATCTCTCGGGAGGCAACCAGCAGAAGGTGCTGCTAGCCAGATGGCTATTGACCGAGCCGGACATTCTGCTGCTTGACGAACCGACGCGTGGTATTGATGTGGGTGCGAAATTCGAGATTTATTCAATCATTGCCGATCTGGCTAAGCAGGGCAAGAGCATCATTATGATCTCCTCCGAAATGCCGGAGCTGCTCGGGATGTCTGACCGCGTGATGGTGATGTCGGAGGGACGGCTCACTGGGATTTTGGAAGGAGCGTTGGCTACAGAAACCGAGGTTATGCGGCTTGCTGCCCAGCATTAG
- a CDS encoding galactose ABC transporter substrate-binding protein → MRKITSVLLASTLLGAALAGCGNNNNTAEPANANKDAAVNSANSGTQTDTPKVGVAIYKFDDTFMTGVRNAIQTAAEGIATVDIVDSQNSQPTQNDKVDLFVTKKYNGMLINPVDRTAAGVIIDKAKAADIPVVFLNREPLAEDMKKWDKVYYVGAKAEESGTMSGQLIVDYWKAHPEADKNKDGVLQYVMLKGEPGHQDAELRTTFSIQAIEDAGIKVEKLAEDTAMWDRVKGQEKMAAFLGSNGDKIEAVLANNDDMALGAIEALKAAGYFTGDKFMPVVGVDATAPAVQALEDGTMLGTVLNDANNQGKAAITVSALLAKGETPTKDNVGFDITDNQYVWISYKKITKDNAADAK, encoded by the coding sequence ATGAGAAAAATAACTTCTGTTCTACTTGCCAGCACACTGCTGGGTGCAGCTCTGGCGGGCTGCGGCAATAACAACAATACCGCTGAACCCGCAAATGCGAATAAGGATGCCGCCGTAAATTCGGCGAATTCCGGAACCCAGACAGATACACCAAAGGTGGGCGTGGCGATCTACAAGTTCGACGATACCTTTATGACAGGGGTCCGTAATGCGATTCAGACGGCTGCCGAAGGTATTGCTACGGTGGATATCGTGGATAGCCAGAACTCACAGCCGACGCAGAATGACAAGGTCGATCTGTTCGTCACCAAGAAATACAACGGAATGCTGATCAACCCGGTAGACCGCACAGCGGCAGGTGTTATTATCGACAAGGCCAAAGCGGCCGATATACCGGTCGTTTTCCTGAACCGTGAACCCTTGGCTGAGGATATGAAGAAATGGGATAAGGTCTACTATGTAGGCGCCAAAGCTGAGGAATCCGGAACCATGTCCGGCCAGCTGATCGTTGACTATTGGAAAGCCCACCCGGAAGCTGACAAGAACAAGGACGGTGTACTCCAGTACGTGATGCTGAAGGGCGAGCCTGGACATCAGGATGCCGAACTGCGCACCACCTTCTCCATCCAGGCGATTGAGGATGCGGGCATCAAGGTTGAGAAGCTGGCTGAAGACACCGCGATGTGGGACCGTGTCAAAGGCCAAGAGAAAATGGCGGCCTTCCTGGGATCAAACGGCGACAAGATCGAAGCCGTGCTGGCCAACAATGACGATATGGCATTGGGCGCGATTGAAGCCTTGAAAGCAGCCGGCTACTTCACCGGCGACAAATTCATGCCGGTAGTCGGTGTGGATGCCACCGCTCCTGCGGTTCAGGCCCTGGAGGATGGTACCATGCTGGGAACCGTGCTGAATGATGCCAACAACCAGGGCAAGGCTGCCATTACTGTATCCGCGCTGCTGGCCAAGGGCGAAACGCCAACCAAGGACAACGTAGGATTCGATATCACCGACAACCAATATGTATGGATCTCTTATAAGAAGATTACCAAGGACAATGCCGCTGACGCTAAATAA